The following coding sequences are from one Pigmentibacter sp. JX0631 window:
- a CDS encoding PQQ-binding-like beta-propeller repeat protein, translating into MHKLSLTRILLFSIAINSIFIKKSVASHNAINFERFLRTKQRNIPFKMIFDWNITTGSILYSSIAKSTNGVMYVGSFDQKLYAFDRKGNILWNVFTDGAIYSSPFVDKNGIIYFGSTDKKLYAIYPNGKKKWEFLTEGDIYSSPVVDQQGTVYVGSNDGNLYAVNENGSKKWVFKTNAPIYSASPSIDKLGNIYIGSNDNKLYSINKNGIKNWEFETEGYVYSSPDFAKDGTIYFGSYDSNIYALNPNGTKKWQYKTGRMIYSSPKVDENGTIYIGSYDHKLYAMNPDGTKKWDFECGGTVYSKPQFNRFGNILVGSFDYKVYEISPEGKLVWSHKLGGPIYSNILTGDNDAFYVSGFDHKIYAFKKKFDLLPSID; encoded by the coding sequence ATGCATAAATTAAGTTTAACTAGAATATTATTATTTTCTATTGCTATAAATTCTATATTCATTAAAAAATCGGTAGCTTCCCATAATGCAATTAATTTTGAAAGATTTCTAAGAACAAAACAAAGAAACATACCATTTAAAATGATTTTTGATTGGAATATAACAACTGGATCTATTTTATATTCAAGTATTGCAAAATCTACAAATGGTGTCATGTATGTGGGCTCTTTTGATCAAAAACTATATGCATTTGATAGGAAAGGAAATATTTTGTGGAATGTTTTTACAGATGGCGCAATTTATTCTTCTCCTTTTGTGGATAAAAATGGTATTATTTACTTTGGATCTACAGATAAAAAGTTGTATGCTATATATCCTAATGGAAAAAAGAAATGGGAATTTCTAACCGAGGGTGATATATATTCAAGTCCTGTAGTTGATCAACAAGGAACTGTTTATGTTGGTTCTAATGATGGAAACCTTTACGCTGTTAACGAAAATGGAAGTAAAAAATGGGTATTTAAAACTAATGCCCCAATTTACTCTGCAAGTCCAAGTATTGATAAATTAGGCAATATTTATATTGGATCGAATGATAATAAGTTATATTCAATTAATAAAAACGGTATAAAAAATTGGGAGTTTGAAACAGAAGGGTATGTTTACTCATCGCCTGATTTCGCAAAAGATGGAACTATCTATTTTGGATCGTACGATTCAAATATTTATGCTTTAAATCCTAATGGAACAAAGAAATGGCAATATAAAACTGGAAGAATGATTTATTCTAGCCCTAAAGTTGATGAAAATGGGACTATATATATTGGATCCTATGATCATAAATTATATGCAATGAACCCAGATGGAACAAAAAAATGGGATTTTGAATGCGGTGGAACAGTGTATTCAAAGCCTCAATTTAATAGATTTGGTAATATACTAGTTGGGTCTTTTGATTATAAAGTTTATGAAATTTCTCCTGAAGGAAAACTAGTCTGGAGTCATAAACTTGGGGGGCCAATTTATTCAAATATTTTAACAGGTGATAATGATGCATTTTATGTAAGTGGTTTTGATCATAAAATATATGCATTTAAGAAAAAATTTGATTTACTGCCTTCCATTGATTAA
- a CDS encoding KamA family radical SAM protein, which translates to MSFVYPNQLHIRTAFNKKLVTQTGAQLFGVPEETFSNWRWQMKYQIQSGEDFPGIIHFSADEKKAFLELKNVFHAGISPYSIALIDFINENDPVRLQLVPKLEELKDNYGVLDPLNEVTNSPVKEVVHVYKDRIAWCVAQLCPVYCRYCFRKRRDGEEGLHFNPKIIEKGLEYISSNKNIRDVLITGGDPFIAHDGTIENLLKKLREIPHVEIIRFGTRTPVSLPYRITTEFAEMLAKYHPIWINTHFNSAQELTPEAASAIDTLLKNGIPVGNQSVFLKNINDDVTKMRELVNGLVNMRVRPYYIYHPQIVGGTEHLRIPIEKGLDIMRQLRGSTTGFANPQYVLDTPSGKIPLSPNHLIARDGDYVILKQLNNEPWAEPSPLEGYVPQISLEEKSYPHAQRI; encoded by the coding sequence ATGTCGTTTGTTTATCCAAATCAGTTGCATATCAGAACTGCATTTAACAAAAAATTAGTAACACAAACGGGCGCTCAATTATTTGGTGTACCAGAAGAAACGTTTTCTAATTGGCGTTGGCAAATGAAATATCAAATTCAATCTGGCGAAGATTTTCCTGGAATTATTCATTTTTCTGCAGATGAAAAAAAAGCTTTTTTAGAGTTAAAAAATGTATTTCATGCAGGAATCAGTCCATATTCTATTGCATTAATAGATTTTATTAATGAAAATGACCCGGTTCGGTTACAATTAGTTCCTAAATTAGAAGAATTAAAAGACAATTATGGAGTATTAGACCCACTAAATGAAGTTACTAATTCACCAGTTAAAGAAGTGGTTCATGTTTACAAAGACAGAATTGCTTGGTGTGTTGCGCAGCTTTGCCCTGTCTATTGTCGTTATTGTTTTCGCAAACGGAGAGATGGTGAAGAAGGTTTGCATTTTAATCCAAAAATAATTGAAAAAGGCTTGGAGTATATTTCTAGTAATAAAAATATCCGGGATGTCCTAATAACCGGCGGAGATCCATTTATAGCACATGATGGAACAATAGAAAATTTATTGAAAAAACTTAGAGAAATACCACATGTTGAAATTATTCGATTTGGCACTAGAACACCAGTTTCGTTACCTTACAGAATAACAACTGAATTCGCTGAAATGCTGGCAAAATATCATCCTATCTGGATAAATACTCATTTTAATAGTGCGCAAGAATTAACACCAGAAGCTGCTTCAGCTATTGATACTTTACTAAAAAATGGAATACCTGTTGGAAATCAATCTGTATTTTTAAAAAACATTAATGACGATGTTACTAAAATGCGAGAGTTAGTAAATGGTTTGGTAAATATGCGCGTACGTCCATATTATATTTATCATCCACAAATAGTTGGTGGAACTGAGCATTTAAGGATACCTATTGAAAAAGGGTTAGATATCATGCGGCAATTGCGAGGGAGCACAACTGGTTTTGCAAATCCTCAATATGTTTTAGATACTCCGAGTGGAAAAATTCCATTATCACCAAATCATCTTATTGCTCGTGATGGTGATTATGTCATTTTAAAACAGTTAAATAATGAGCCTTGGGCCGAACCGAGTCCTTTAGAAGGATATGTTCCACAAATCAGTTTAGAAGAAAAATCATACCCGCATGCACAACGAATTTAA
- a CDS encoding CCA tRNA nucleotidyltransferase, with translation MKHKALFKNKEFSPYSNVRKSRIFVSAKQICSILQKNGYEAYVVGGAVRDLVIRPNLVPKDLDIATSALPSEIKQLFENSRFVGESFGVCLVQHNDISFEVTTFRKDGEYIDRRRPANVTKGTFQEDANRRDFTINCLYFDPIKNKILDPHNGLHDIRQKIIQCVGDADSRLHEDALRIIRMCRFSANLHFQISDECVLAGKRKSDGIYLLSKERILLEFKKIKLGRFYFFYENINKILDISLVFFPNYLKDSSNSNKSIIKNTINTSKIKIDTPYPFFNFLKTFLYINDINLKNYELMLQQFDQWPLTSEDKKICSLFLKAIHLKEHIPPQTEIEVTDFIFFEILVSLQNISQCLAYGIFINLSVFIKDPLLKETLYKMIEFSSQNKTPTINSSEVVKQVKIYAYEKKYISVVIKYLQYIYLKKGIMPKIQSILQFKNQFFKEYFEILTLLNKK, from the coding sequence GTGAAACATAAAGCGCTTTTTAAAAATAAGGAGTTTTCTCCTTACTCAAATGTCCGCAAATCTAGAATATTTGTTTCTGCTAAACAAATTTGCTCCATTCTTCAAAAAAATGGATATGAAGCTTATGTTGTGGGTGGAGCCGTAAGAGATCTTGTCATCCGACCCAATTTAGTTCCAAAAGATCTTGATATTGCAACATCTGCTCTTCCCTCAGAAATTAAACAACTCTTTGAAAATAGTCGATTTGTTGGGGAATCATTTGGAGTATGTCTCGTCCAACATAATGATATTTCCTTTGAAGTAACTACTTTTCGGAAAGATGGAGAATACATAGACAGAAGAAGGCCTGCAAATGTAACAAAAGGAACGTTTCAGGAAGATGCCAATAGAAGAGATTTCACTATCAACTGTTTATACTTTGACCCCATAAAAAATAAAATTTTGGATCCCCACAATGGTTTGCATGATATTCGCCAGAAAATCATCCAATGTGTTGGGGACGCTGATAGTCGTCTGCATGAAGATGCTTTAAGAATCATTAGGATGTGTAGATTTTCAGCAAATTTACACTTTCAAATATCTGACGAATGTGTTCTTGCTGGTAAGCGTAAATCAGATGGAATTTATTTGCTTAGTAAAGAAAGAATTTTGCTTGAGTTTAAAAAAATAAAACTAGGTCGTTTTTACTTTTTTTATGAAAATATTAATAAAATATTAGATATTAGTTTAGTCTTTTTTCCTAACTACTTAAAAGATTCTTCAAATTCAAATAAAAGTATTATTAAAAACACTATTAATACTAGCAAAATAAAAATAGATACCCCATATCCTTTTTTCAATTTTCTAAAAACATTTTTATATATTAATGATATTAATTTAAAAAATTATGAGCTCATGTTACAGCAATTTGACCAATGGCCATTAACATCTGAAGATAAAAAAATTTGCTCACTATTTTTAAAAGCCATCCATTTAAAAGAGCACATACCCCCTCAAACAGAAATAGAAGTAACAGATTTTATCTTTTTTGAGATATTAGTTAGTTTACAGAATATTTCGCAGTGTTTGGCATACGGCATATTTATTAATTTATCAGTATTTATTAAGGACCCATTGCTGAAAGAAACATTATATAAAATGATTGAATTTTCAAGTCAAAATAAAACACCAACCATAAACTCTAGTGAAGTTGTTAAACAAGTAAAAATTTATGCTTATGAAAAAAAATATATATCTGTAGTTATTAAGTATTTACAATATATATACTTAAAAAAAGGAATAATGCCAAAAATTCAAAGTATCTTGCAATTTAAAAATCAATTTTTTAAAGAATATTTTGAAATATTAACTCTATTAAACAAAAAGTAA
- a CDS encoding aldehyde dehydrogenase family protein: MYKLSLKMPNNEMIINPREIDSEWEKYSIALNKVPKQFDVPMIINGKKIYSQNKLKNFNPANGELLGTLQQADSEHAKLAIDAALNAKEAWAKLSPASRIQKFRDLENVLLKWKYELCATSTIECGYNSYETYVEWAELMDFVRFNNYFYTELLAEELGDGWGETNQLQLRPLKGFTCAVTPFNFPQAIGYHLPLVMALTGNTVIWKPSDDAVFSGYLLMLALDEAGFPPGVINMITGDGKPCLPSILTHPELSAVNFTGSFATARIFGNYLFNTENSRMNFPRFIAETGGKDFLVADKNIDVVDTARSIVQGAFGRSGQKCSANSVAIIDEKVWPELKNVLLVETKALKVCNPTERLCDVGPVINERQFNKITAFIERAKKDSNCKIIAGGNYSKEKGFYVDPTIIEVYADKHELLSEEIFGPVIAIKTYKQFSEIEPIITQHNYRLTGSVISLDESFLEKAIPILSQLAGNFYVNRKTTGAIVNMQPFGGDGASGTNGKAGGKWYLLNFVSQGTITRRNIRSTTQSALDKFTKF, translated from the coding sequence ATGTATAAACTTTCTTTAAAAATGCCCAATAATGAAATGATAATTAATCCAAGAGAAATAGATTCTGAGTGGGAAAAATATTCTATTGCATTAAATAAAGTACCAAAACAATTTGATGTTCCCATGATTATTAATGGAAAAAAAATTTATTCGCAGAATAAATTAAAAAACTTTAATCCTGCAAATGGGGAACTGCTTGGAACTTTACAACAAGCTGATTCGGAGCATGCAAAATTAGCAATTGATGCAGCTTTGAATGCAAAAGAAGCTTGGGCAAAATTATCGCCTGCATCGAGAATCCAAAAATTTAGAGACTTAGAAAATGTTTTATTGAAATGGAAATATGAATTATGCGCAACCTCCACAATTGAATGTGGATATAATAGTTATGAAACCTATGTAGAATGGGCAGAATTAATGGATTTTGTCCGTTTTAATAACTATTTTTATACAGAACTTTTAGCTGAAGAATTAGGTGACGGTTGGGGAGAAACAAACCAACTTCAACTCCGACCGCTAAAAGGATTTACTTGCGCAGTGACTCCTTTTAATTTTCCACAAGCAATTGGATATCACCTTCCTTTAGTAATGGCTCTTACTGGAAATACTGTTATTTGGAAACCTTCTGATGATGCTGTGTTTAGTGGATATCTTTTAATGCTCGCTTTGGACGAAGCCGGTTTTCCTCCGGGCGTTATTAATATGATCACCGGTGATGGCAAACCTTGTTTACCAAGTATTTTAACGCATCCAGAGTTAAGTGCAGTTAACTTTACTGGTAGTTTTGCAACCGCAAGAATTTTTGGAAATTATTTATTTAACACAGAAAATTCACGCATGAATTTTCCAAGATTTATTGCTGAAACTGGCGGGAAAGATTTTCTTGTAGCAGATAAAAATATTGATGTTGTTGATACTGCTCGGTCTATTGTACAAGGTGCTTTTGGAAGAAGTGGACAAAAATGTTCGGCTAATAGTGTTGCAATAATTGATGAAAAAGTTTGGCCAGAGCTAAAAAATGTTTTGTTGGTTGAAACTAAAGCGTTAAAAGTATGTAACCCAACAGAAAGATTATGTGATGTAGGTCCCGTCATAAATGAAAGGCAATTCAATAAAATTACAGCTTTTATTGAGAGAGCGAAAAAAGATTCTAATTGTAAAATTATAGCTGGCGGTAATTATAGTAAAGAAAAAGGCTTCTATGTTGATCCAACAATAATTGAAGTTTATGCTGATAAACATGAATTACTAAGTGAAGAAATATTTGGACCTGTAATTGCAATTAAAACTTATAAACAATTTTCTGAAATTGAACCAATAATAACACAGCATAATTATCGTTTAACTGGAAGTGTAATAAGCTTAGATGAAAGCTTTTTAGAAAAAGCAATTCCAATTTTAAGTCAATTAGCCGGTAATTTTTATGTTAATAGAAAAACAACAGGGGCTATTGTTAACATGCAACCTTTTGGTGGTGATGGAGCTAGTGGTACAAACGGAAAAGCTGGTGGTAAATGGTACTTATTGAACTTTGTTTCACAAGGAACCATTACAAGAAGAAATATTCGTTCGACAACTCAGTCAGCATTAGACAAATTCACAAAATTTTAA
- a CDS encoding RNA methyltransferase, with amino-acid sequence MNQKSICIILVCPEHPSNIGSVARAMNNMGVSELRLVNPCDYLKHGSESAMSLAMHSHTILLNAKVYSSLQDAVSDKNFIIGTTNRIRGHHKFLHSAWTIKELLKTNNDFTFVFGRESSGLTNSEIDLCNHLLTIPTFGTSHSLNLAQAVMVVLYETSKYLNSEVNAIQPSFKYKTTANSEHIEMLKNNIMSFLQKINYIKNGNDKKRKSVFSKLLAEKKLTAKEVNIIQGIIQKAENKIDSLINGRQ; translated from the coding sequence ATGAATCAAAAAAGTATTTGCATTATATTAGTTTGTCCTGAACATCCTAGCAATATTGGCTCTGTCGCTAGAGCAATGAATAATATGGGAGTGTCAGAATTAAGATTAGTGAATCCTTGCGACTATTTAAAGCATGGCAGTGAAAGTGCTATGTCGTTGGCTATGCATTCCCATACCATATTGCTAAATGCGAAAGTCTATTCATCATTGCAAGATGCTGTTTCTGATAAAAATTTTATAATTGGTACTACGAATAGAATTCGCGGTCATCACAAATTTCTTCACTCCGCATGGACAATAAAAGAACTTTTAAAAACAAATAACGATTTTACTTTTGTCTTTGGGAGAGAATCTTCAGGATTAACAAATTCAGAAATAGACCTTTGTAATCATCTTTTGACAATTCCAACTTTTGGTACTTCACATTCTCTTAATCTTGCTCAAGCAGTTATGGTTGTTTTGTATGAAACAAGTAAATACTTAAATTCAGAAGTGAACGCCATTCAACCAAGCTTTAAATATAAAACAACAGCTAATTCAGAGCATATTGAAATGCTAAAAAACAATATCATGTCTTTTCTACAAAAAATTAATTACATTAAAAATGGCAATGACAAAAAAAGAAAAAGTGTTTTTTCTAAATTATTGGCAGAAAAAAAATTAACAGCAAAAGAAGTGAATATCATTCAAGGAATTATTCAGAAAGCTGAAAATAAAATAGATTCTTTAATCAATGGAAGGCAGTAA